In the Mya arenaria isolate MELC-2E11 chromosome 11, ASM2691426v1 genome, one interval contains:
- the LOC128209106 gene encoding uncharacterized protein LOC128209106 isoform X1, giving the protein MEEIRENHEQTELSHIKSAIRDRIIQVANNVGNFRTENIEYEIDSVRTLLTQLSYHVDVNMSFDKVNEAFDILMSAESEESVCQKKPNLLYTSAKGRPSYNIPEETLLYFIEKGFTLKQMSDMLSVSTRTVSNRMEDYGLSIRQSYSSISDEELVAVVQQKVTQFPSIGYKSVKGHLMSVGIRITESRIRRIMREVDPLGVMLRNVLCRTYTIRRRSYSVRAPMALWHVDSNHKLIRWRFIFHGGIDGYSRLPVYLQVAADNTAATAFASFQIGVQQYGIP; this is encoded by the exons ATGGAGGAAATAag GGAAAACCATGAGCAGACGGAACTTTCGCATATAAAATCTGCTATTAGAGACAGAATCATCCAGGTCGCTAATAATGTTGGCAATTTCCGGACTGAAAACATAGAATATGAAATAGACTCAGTAAGGACATTACTAACTCAGTTGTCCTATCATGTAGATGTAAATATGAGTTTTGATAAAGTTAATGAAGCCTTTGATATCCTTATGAGTGCTGAATCAGAAGAGTCTGTCTGTCAGAAGAAACCAAATTTATTGTATACTTCTGCAAAAGGCCGACCTTCTTATAACATTCCTGAGGAgacacttttatattttattgaaaaaggaTTTACATTAAAGCAAATGTCGGATATGCTGTCAGTCAGTACAAGAACAGTCAGCAACAGAATGGAAGACTATGGGCTTTCAATAAGGCAGTCATACTCTTCCATAAGTGATGAAGAACTGGTGGCAGTAGTTCAGCAGAAAGTGACCCAATTTCCTTCCATTGGATACAAGTCAGTTAAAGGACATTTGATGTCAGTAGGCATTCGAATAACGGAATCACGCATTCGCAGAATAATGAGAGAAGTTGATCCACTTGGCGTTATGCTTCGCAATGTTCTCTGCAGGACATACACGATCAGGAGACGGTCATACTCTGTGCGAGCACCAATGGCATTATGGCATGTGGACTCTAACCATAAATTGATAAG atggAGATTCATCTTTCATGGTGGCATTGATGGCTATTCAAGACTTCCTGTCTACCTACAAGTAGCTGCTGA